TCGTGCGAGAAGTACGGCAGCATGGCCGCCAGCACATCGGGATGGACCGGCGTGGTGGCTGCATGGTCGAGATAGATGGCTGCGCGTCCCATACGCACCATTATACACGATAGCCTGTGTGCTGATGGGCTGCAGTCCGGTTGCAGTGTTGGCTCGGAGGGGTCTTTCAAATTGGGAGCACATGCGCGGCCCGTCACGATGCGGCGCATGTAACGTCGCTCCCGCGAAAGCGGGGATCCAGGGGCAACACCGCTGGATACGGGCGCATGGCCATGCGCCCCTACGCGGGCATGACGAACTGCCTCCCTTGATTTGTCTCTTTATGCACCCAATGCTCGCTTCATTTTGCCCACCACTGCGGACTGTGCTATAATTCACACGTCATTGAGTCATGCAGATGCAGAAAGGGAGGCGATGTGGCGATTAAAGGTGCACAGAAGGAAACTTTGATCAAGCAATATCACGTTCACGAGAAAGATACCGGTTCGCCTGAAGTGCAGGTCGCGATTCTGACCACCCGCATTAACCAGTTGATTGAGCATCTGAAACTGCACAAACATGATC
This DNA window, taken from Chloroflexota bacterium, encodes the following:
- the rpsO gene encoding 30S ribosomal protein S15, which encodes MAIKGAQKETLIKQYHVHEKDTGSPEVQVAILTTRINQLIEHLKLHKHDHGSRQGLLKLVGQRRRHLTYLSKKDASRYKEIIAKLGLRK